From Danio aesculapii chromosome 9, fDanAes4.1, whole genome shotgun sequence:
gAGAGAAgtgttttttccaacacatttttaaatataatagttaaaCACGtccaataactaatttcttttgtctttgccatgatgacagtactatTTAAAGGCTTTATAACTAGCttattaggttaattaagcaagtcattagacaacagtggTTGGTCTGTAGCCAATCGAAGAAATAAAtcttaagggggctgataatattgaccttaaataatGTATATGAACAATATAATGAACAATAGCCTTCTccagaaaaatgaaaaataaatgaaaaaaaaaaatcccagcaAAAACTTccacaaataagaaaaaaaaaacatctgggtTTGGAATAGCATGATTGTGATCATTAATTGTTGATAATTGTTACAGATTATTTATCTTTCAAGAAGTTGAGGGTAATCGTTTTTGCTGAATGCCATGACAAGAAATTTGTAAAGTCCAGAATATATTTCAGAACATGCCTACTATATGCtgtcctgtatttttttttcacacatcTTAGTTTGTGTATAACTGGCAACACTGAACTAAATCTTCCTAACATACATGTGTTATGCACCATCAAAAAGAGTACACGTAAACACTCCTCCAGTACCTTTTTGGAAGGTTTTCTTCCTGTTGTCTGCCATCATCTGTAAGCAGGGCTGAGGTTCTGTAGAAGGGAAGAGTTGTTTATTTCATTGgggtaaaaagaaaagaaaacatgtatatacagtatatgtgtgtgtgtatgtatatatatatatatatatatatatatatatatatatatatatatatatatatatatatatatatatatatatatatatatatatatatatatatatacacacacacacaaacacacacacacacacacacacacacgcacgcacgcacgcacacacagttgaagtcagaattattagcccccccttagatctttcctttttttttctttatttaaatatttctattatatttctctgaaatgatgtttaaaagagcaagcaaattttcacagtctgtctgatagattttttttggagaaagtcttacttgttttattttgactagaataaaagcagtttttaatttttaaaaaacattttaaggtcttaattattagcccctttaagctatatttttttcaatagtctacagaacaaacaatagttatacaataacttgcctaattaccttaacctgcctagttaacccaattaacctagttaattctttaaatgtcacttaaagctgtacactagaatcttgaaaaatatctagtcaaatattatttactgtcatcatggcaaagataaaataaatcagttattagaaatgagttattaaaactattatgtttagtaatgtgttgaaaaagacttctctctgttaaacagaaattgggggaaaaataaacaggggggttaataattccgacttcaaccaTTTTTATATAAACCTTTTGTACGAGAAACTACTTTTTTctgccgttcattcacatctgcatctgtcagaacagcagaaaccattgctcattaaccatgtcactttagagctagtattaaaatgattcactagcgtaatgtctaaaatgatgtgacaaaacaggtgattttgctcacattttaagattataaggctgaacagcatgaaatggcatcagtctacagagatttcccagttttctctgttgcaatcgggagaccacaataattaacccctaaTACTCATTGGTTAACAACAAGATACTATCTCTAAACCAGCCTCTGAACATAACTTTGTAATTAACTTACACAGCCCTGCACTGTCTTATGTATGTACACCGGAACTGGAAGAGCGCTGAAAGAAGACGTgttgtaaaataaagtgcaaacACAAAATTGTGTTTAAGAGCCTTGAGCATGCTCTATGCgtattttttaacagcaaatattTTCTGTAGCTGTCTGTAAGAGATGACGATGATTACTGTAATAGATTcaattttcttcggcttagtccctttattcatcaaccgccaacttatccagcatatggtttacactGCGAATCTTACTGTGATACAtctcaaatattaataataaagcttTTGGATTCAGTGACTCATAAGGCAACAGGATATGCAAATGTCAAATGAAGCACTTTTGCACAATGtgcatgttttttctttttaatgcatTATGATGTGGTTTTAATCGTACACGATCTGAGCTCTACAACACTTCTGACAGTAAGTTAAAAATGCTTAGCTGTGCTCCTCTCAGACTgacgcttaaaaaaaaaagtaccatgAAAAAAGCAGAAGTGTGGTCTTGCCTGCTTTGTTTGGCGCATGACTCAAGCTCCTTTTTGGCATGACAGTACGGTCTGTTGTGGTATCGCCCATATCAGCCTGCTGCAGATACtgtaaacagacaaacaaacaaaagaagaaaaactttctgaataaaaataaatgttgaacACTGTTCAAGAAGGTTTATTACTTaagtttttttactttaacttttatttattttacaataacacAAAAAGAAATTACGCAATGGAGCAACAGGTCACCAGAGACATCACAAACAGCTCTTAAATCAGTCTTAGTGACATTTCAGTAGTGGGATGTGACTTATTCTCTGGGATTTATTGTCGGATTATGGTTGCACAACTGCTAATGAGCTGGAAGCTaccttttctgtttatttacaaatgtattatatacatacactcaccagccactttattaggtacacctgtccaactacttgttaatgcaaatttctaaccagccaatcacatggcagcaactcaatgcatttaggcatgtagacacggtcaaCACAATCTGCTGCATttaaaactgagcatcagaatggggaagaaaggtgatttaagtgactttgaacgtggctactgggattttcatatacaaccatctctagtgtttaccgAAAATAgtccaaaaaagtgaaaatatccagtgagcggtagttctgtgggtgcaaatgccttgttgatgccagaggtcagaggagaatgctcagactagttcgagctgatagaaaggcaacaataactcaaataaccactcattacaacagaAGTACGCAGAAGATCAacacggcacgcacatgacagttaaaagtatcacacactaGACgtggacattcgcatgatatttaacataaaaccaatcagaaggtgctctgtggcacggcagagaaatgaacagtgtcctgagtcgtggctgggcgccgtggaCAGCCGCCCACTTgcagcgccggtgtgtgtaccctgttagaaacctatgtttagaattctgaaatgtatggcgctgcgtgtcGCTTCTGGTGTGGGACCTGTTTAAGGccacaatttgcacaggctcacaaaaattggacaacagaagattggaaaaacgttgcctggtctgatgagtctcgatttctgttgcaatattcggatggtagggttggaatttggcgtcaacaacatgaaagcatggatccatcctggcttgtatcaatggttcaggctggtggtggtggtttattggtgtgggggatattttcttggcacactttgggtccattagtaccaattgagcatcaacgccacagcctacctgagtattgttgctgagcaTGTCAATCCCcctatgaccacagtgtacccatcttctgatggcagataacacgccatgtcattaAGTGcggatcatctcagactggtttcttaaatgtgataagttcacagtactcaaatggcctccacaatcaccagatcttaatccaatagagcacctttgggatgtggtggaacggcatattcacatcatggatgtgcagctgacaaatctgcagcaacttcgtgatgctatcatgtcaatatggtcaCAAATCTCTGAATAATATTTCCAGTAtcctgttgaatctatgccacaaaggattaaggcagttttgaaggcaaaagagggtccaacccggtactagtaaggtgtacctaataaagtggccagtgagtgtacatacagttgaagtcagaattattagccccctgtttattcttttctccaatttctgtttcacggagagaggattttttttcaacacatttctaaacataatagttttaatagtcaatttctaataactgatttattttatctttgccatgatgacagtaatattttactagatattttatctatcaagacacttctataacagcgtaaagtgacatttaaaggcttaactaggttaattaggttaactaggcaagttaggctaATCAggcaattattgtataatgattttgttctgtagactatcggaaaaaaatatagcttttggccaaaataaaacaaataagactttctatagaataagaaaaatattatcagacatactgtgaaaacgtccttgctctgttaaacatcatttgggaaatatttaaaaagaaaattaaaagggggactaataattctgtacCTACATACCAGTACATGCattcaaaatgtatatttatttatttattatataatatagtgTTTCAAGCTACCAAAATGTAAGTAAAAGTCAgtttgaaagagaaaaaaaaacatgaatcctAGAATAGTGCATATCATGTTTATCTGCTCATCACCATGCAAAGTCGTTAGACTGTTTCCAACTGACATTCATGTATTTTCCGAAGTGGTCAGCTGAGATGCATTACTATCGTTTTACACACACTAGCAGTgcataacataatatttttatgctattggaatttttttcattattgctTATTTATCAGTTACTGTTTACTTTTAGGAAggggttatttatttaaattattatttattagatactagtacctattaaatagatactagctTTTATTATTAGATACCGATGCTCAATAGTCACTAGTTTCTATTCTATTACTAGATCCTTGTAAACTTCTAATTCCAGCCATTAACTTCAATGGAGAGCTGTCACTGAGAAATCAACTGCAATAGAGTCACTACTAATCCTATTAACACTAGTATATAAGTACTAGTATGTAACAAAGAAGTagcatctaataaataaatattgttagcaATACTATTAGATATTTCAAACAAATTGATTGAAAAATGGTTTCTGTGACTCACTTATTAGtttcatgtttaaaattattACTATACTTTCTACATTCaagtttataattataaaaaaaggttGCTATGCATTTTTATGTTGAATCAAATGAAGTTAGttatgcatagtttttttttttaaatagccctTATGTCCAGtgctgtttgtatttatgattaatttatgtagcatcGTTGACCTGTGAGACAcgacatttcgttcctctgtatgtccacacatgtagcggaatgacaacaAAGCTCGACTTGACATGAAGTAATTTTAACTTGTATTAGAACAGCCCATATGACTAGTTTGCTATTTTCAGTAagataaattctaataaaaatgtattacaccAAGAacttcaaaaaatgttttaactaTGCAATCTTTGTATCTGTTCAAAAGCAATCAACCATTTTGGCCATTTACACTATTGAAAGCAATGCGACTGAACCAATTTTCAATTACtgttttaaaggaacactgcaACTGCAAGTCCTCTAGAGTTATACAGTTAAGTTATACcaattttgaatccattcagccaatctctgagtctagtgtgagcacttttagtttagcatagcataagtcattgaatcgcattagaccattagcatctcactcaaaaaaaaaaaaaaaaaaaaaaaagacaaggaaaaaattttactcttctgtaattacattatgTACTAAAGACTGATTTATATTTTCGCATGACGCCACGTTGTTGACCTCCACTGACTGCGCGCGCACTTCACAAAACGGACAAATCTTTTATACttttgtgatattctttaaaatgacagggggcggtcaaaagaaacccaccataaaatcagacggataaacagagaagtaggaaatctccggaactacgtcatatcattaatgtccttcaagattatttattttataatttattttaatgattattataaccattcaagaatttttaaatcaaactttgatgcatcacatGCTTTtattcatatctcggacagttctacctattaatgTTCAAtatcaatgacaacagaacatgagttgctctacaaatatatttttattatggaaaaaataaaagcaaaaacttaCTAAACATatactaaaaaatactgatgcTATTTTTATAGATTTAGCCCAGCCAAAATTCACACATTACCCTCTAGCTAGTTTGTGTCCTCTGCTTACATACCAAGGCAATAATGGTCTAACATTCCTGCCCGTTATCACCAGTAAAGCTCAGAAAAATAAGGCATCAGTaaattgtaaaccgataggttcaaacaTTCCTCTCCAATTAtcaaaaaaactatttgttacttcattttagttttgtatctattaaattgttttaaattcaaaattgtaatatatacatcagtgtaaaacctataaatggtggaaaacatattctttaattttgaattaaaaccacatgggtctccacttttgccatgaccTCACTTTTTGGTTTTGACAAACTTATCCATCaagtttttctaaacattttaacaaaaaccttcctcctttcccactgctgttgcaatttctagtcAAGATTTATTGGTCTtctggttatccctatgatcatGCATGGATGGATTATAAAgttgtctgtacagtcgtacatgttccagacaaaatctcttcaaagtgattcatatttaactcaaatgcAATGCGGCGCCGTGTCAACGGTTTGCTCGAATCTCAAAAAAATTTGTGCGCCCGACCAGCCGAAATCATATCACGTGCACCCAAAGTGACCCTCTGCAAACACAGCAAACATTATACAGTGCTGATACCAagttggggactattttcagacaATGCATAACATCATTGCGTCATGGTACAACAGCAAAGTTCATAGACGATTACCAGTTCCTACCCACATCAGCTTAGAAAAGAGTAACATTTTCTATATACTGAAGAATCTAGTTTTGTGTCAGAAGAGCtatttgagtgtgagtaaatattgaggaaatttacatttttgagtaaactatgcCTTGACGTGGAAAATGTGTCACTTTCTGCCAGCACCTCTGCACTGTCTGAAATTTGGATCAATAAAAACACATCTGATCTCCAAATGTTACCGAATTACCTTAGACAATTAGACAAGTGCATACAGTATAGTGGGGTCCAAACCTCAATACTATCTCCTCCTTCCTCCGGATGAGTTTGTTTCTCTGCCCCGTTCACAGGTTCATCCAGCATCCTGCTTTGCTCTTCTCTCTTGCGAGCCACTTCTGCCCTCAAACCCTCCACCTCGGCCTTCAGTGCCAGCACATGGTAAAGGGAGATCACAGACAGAGAAGAAGAGGTGATGGCAGCGGCGACCAGCACCAAAAACAGCCACGACAACCTTCTCCGTTCACCACGACCTGGAACATCTTCAGCAGGCATGGTGGAAACCACTCTTTAAGGAAAAGATTGCTATTAGTGAGCAAATTCTGAACATCTTGAAATCTCTAAAGAGCTCAACCCACCTCAAAACATGACTTCAGTTGGACGAAGGACCCTTGAGGTAAGAGGTTTATACTCTGAAAGAAGCTGGTCTGAAGATATTACTTATGCCTGCTGATGCCAATTTGCCTTCATGTTTccatttcaaaatacagtaatcaACATCTGAAGTTCTTTCAtccaaagttgtcctaaaaccatCGAACAATATCTAATTTTGAAAGACTTttatgatccacttcaaatgttgactactgtaagcTGATGTTTGTATGCAGACGCAACAATTGAGAAAAGGTTACCACTGAGGTCAAGCTTAG
This genomic window contains:
- the tnfsf13b gene encoding tumor necrosis factor ligand superfamily member 13B isoform X3, which translates into the protein MPAEDVPGRGERRRLSWLFLVLVAAAITSSSLSVISLYHVLALKAEVEGLRAEVARKREEQSRMLDEPVNGAEKQTHPEEGGDSIEYLQQADMGDTTTDRTVMPKRSLSHAPNKAEPQPCLQMMADNRKKTFQKAIPWQVGLKRGSALEEEQGTILVKEEGFFFIYSQLSFSQVYYTDPTFAMGHIVIRIKKNVVGDESQHVVLFRCIQSMNRVNHFNTCYTGGVVKLDCGDRLDLLIPRAHANISLEGDATFLGAIKLA
- the tnfsf13b gene encoding tumor necrosis factor ligand superfamily member 13B isoform X1, whose amino-acid sequence is MPAEDVPGRGERRRLSWLFLVLVAAAITSSSLSVISLYHVLALKAEVEGLRAEVARKREEQSRMLDEPVNGAEKQTHPEEGGDSIEYLQQADMGDTTTDRTVMPKRSLSHAPNKAEPQPCLQMMADNRKKTFQKEFAFDYCTAIPWQVGLKRGSALEEEQGTILVKEEGFFFIYSQLSFSQVYYTDPTFAMGHIVIRIKKNVVGDESQHVVLFRCIQSMNRVNHFNTCYTGGVVKLDCGDRLDLLIPRAHANISLEGDATFLGAIKLA
- the tnfsf13b gene encoding tumor necrosis factor ligand superfamily member 13B isoform X2 codes for the protein MPAEDVPGRGERRRLSWLFLVLVAAAITSSSLSVISLYHVLALKAEVEGLRAEVARKREEQSRMLDEPVNGAEKQTHPEEGGDSIEYLQQADMGDTTTDRTVMPKRSLSHAPNKAEPQPCLQMMADNRKKTFQKEFAFDYCTAIPWQVGLKRGSALEEEQGTILVKEEGFFFIYSQVYYTDPTFAMGHIVIRIKKNVVGDESQHVVLFRCIQSMNRVNHFNTCYTGGVVKLDCGDRLDLLIPRAHANISLEGDATFLGAIKLA